The following nucleotide sequence is from Cicer arietinum cultivar CDC Frontier isolate Library 1 chromosome 2, Cicar.CDCFrontier_v2.0, whole genome shotgun sequence.
TTCCATTGCCTTGTGGAGCGGCGTCGCTGCTTTTACCATTTGGGACTGGCCATGAGACATACattctttttgttgttttatataataattatttaatttaattatgcaTTATCAATATTATAGTTGTCTTGTTTTTTAAGTTTTGTAATTTTTGATGATGTTTGTATGGATTGTCTAAATAGCTGTCAATTATTTCTGTTGCTGttgaattaattaaacaatGGTTGTTGTGACAATTTTTTAATGTGTTTGAGTTTCAACCTGCAGTGTTTGTTATTCTAGTACAATGAAATTCAACTCATTTGCAGATGTCATAAGTGTAATCAGTGACTCCTCTTTGATGTTACGGTGCTGGAATTATTTTAGTACTGAATTGACAttgcaaaaatatattaaatactaataaaatcaaataataatgaCAACAAAAgtgatatataaaatattattacaacAAATGAAGTAACCAAAATTCagaaataaactttttaaaaaatgaataagaaactcaagaaaaaataattttaaaggtAGAGATTAAAGCACATGAGAAAATGTGAAGTAAAAATTGAGACTGAAAGGTTCAAGTTAGTAATGGGTAAATCCTACAATGGTTGAACTTGAATTACAATGGACAAACATTATAATGGCCATTAGTTTAAGAGATAATTGGATTTTGTTTGATTAGGAATCTATTTTTTTCTCGTTAGTGGCCATATTAAATcaaacattttcattattttcattttccaaACTTAAACTAAAAGGCCAAGCTAagtttaattataacttaagcatacaacatatttaaatgtaaacATTAATTATAACTTCATAAATTATTAACGACTTAGAGATTTATCTAATGTTGATCTTAggaaacaaactaaaaatatgactaatcataaaaaagtttattaacaaagaaattagagttttaagagaggaaaaaaaaaccAAACTGATAGGAGCAAGCAGTTTTGCATCATGTCAATGTAGTAAAACCTCTTATTTGCCCCAAATATTGAAGATTGATCTCCAAAATAAGATGGATGATGGTTGGTAGTGATGGAACATGATGAAGAACAAAGAATAAAAGCTACAATAATGCTACCAACACCCCCTAAATTGCTATTCACACccctcaaaaataaaaacaaatcaaaataccCAAAATGCCCCTGTCATCAATATTACACATTTATTATTCCATAACTCTCATTTATCAATTTTCATCAAACTTCACAACTCACCTACAAAAATCATCATACTTCACTAACCAATACTCggttcgttttttttttttttgtaaatctgGGGATTTtatgtgaactcagttcacgtacgttttgGAGTTACGTGGACTGAGTGTTCacgtatgttttaaaaaataaaaaatgtcataCTCTACGcaaactgagttcacgtacacctACGTCAACTCAGATTGCGTAATCAATGGAGTTTGAAACTTGAATCCTCATATTGTACGCAATCTGAATTCACGTACACCTACGTGAACTAAGATTGCGTAATCGTTGAATGTTGAATAATAAGTTCACGTACGTGATATGAAATTGCGTATTCAGAAAAAGTTTGGAAAATAAGTTTTGTACGTGAACTGCAATTCACGTAagtttacgtgaactgagttcacgtacgtttaaaataaaaaatttagttttccTTTGTTCTGGATACAGATAAATGGACCAAGGGGAATACAATAGTGATGAAACGTATGAAGGTTTGGAATCTGATTTTGAGGATATGAATGACTGTTTGGAACGTGATTTCGATGAAAGGTATGATGATTTTGATGCAATGAATGATGCTTTGAACAAGGGAGGTGAAGATGTTATGGTTGATTTGACTGATGTATTTAACACCGGCATGATGTTTGATACGCGAGATGATTTATTAAAATGGGCTAGAAATGTTGGAAGGGAAAATGGAGTTGTCGTTGTTATTTTTAGATCTGAAAATGCGACAACACGACcaagaacaaagacaaaattaattcttggttgtgaaagaagCGGTAAATATAGACCTTGGAAGAATCCTAAACCGACGAGGAGTACTTGGAGTAGAAAATGTGAATGTCCTTTTAGATTGAGAGGTACACCATCAAATGTTGGTGATGGATGGTATCTGCATGTAATATGCGGTGTCCATAACCACGAATTGGCCAAAAAACTGACTGGTCATGCTTTCTTAGGCCGATTGTCTCAAGAAGAGAAAGTTGTACTTGGTGATATGACGAAAAATATGATCAAACCAAGAAACATATTGATGACAATAAAGGATCATAATGTTACAAGTTTGACGAcaataaaacaagtttacaatgcacgtcaagcatatcgttcatcacttagaggtaatagaacaaAAATGCAACATCTTTTGACATTGATGGAACGCGACAAATATGTCTATCGATATAGGAAGGTAGATGGTTCAAATGAGTTGAGGGATATCTTTTGGACTCATCCAGACGCTATCagtcttgtaaataattttcacataatattgattttggatAGCACATACAAGACATGTAGGTATCGgatgccattacttgaaattattggtgttacatctacagaaatgacattttgtgTTGGATTTGCGTATCTACAGTCTGAGCGTGTTGATAATTTTACATGGGCACTACAAATGTTGAAAGAACAGATTACAGGTGGTGAAGTTGAAGTAATTGTtactgatagagatcttgcttTAATGAACGTTGTTGAATGTGTTTTTCCAAAGGCGGTCAATTTATTATGCCTGTTTCATGT
It contains:
- the LOC140919309 gene encoding uncharacterized protein; amino-acid sequence: MDQGEYNSDETYEGLESDFEDMNDCLERDFDERYDDFDAMNDALNKGGEDVMVDLTDVFNTGMMFDTRDDLLKWARNVGRENGVVVVIFRSENATTRPRTKTKLILGCERSGKYRPWKNPKPTRSTWSRKCECPFRLRGTPSNVGDGWYLHVICGVHNHELAKKLTGHAFLGRLSQEEKVVLGDMTKNMIKPRNILMTIKDHNVTKMTFCVGFAYLQSERVDNFTWALQMLKEQITGGEVEVIVTDRDLALMNVVECVFPKAVNLLCLFHVCKNVKAKCKITVFAKKKQVQIMEA